One Bartonella kosoyi DNA segment encodes these proteins:
- the smpB gene encoding SsrA-binding protein SmpB codes for MNKKKNAPVRKIIADNRKARFNFEILNNLEAGLVLQGAEVKSLRSNHANIAESYASFENGELWLVNSYIPEYTQANRFNHEPRRLRKLLLSKREMARFFNATSREGMTLVPLKLYFNERGRVKLEIALARGKKLHDKRETEKKRDWGREKARLLKRYG; via the coding sequence ATGAATAAAAAAAAGAACGCGCCCGTACGGAAAATAATTGCTGATAATCGTAAAGCACGTTTTAATTTTGAAATTCTTAATAATCTTGAGGCGGGTCTTGTTCTTCAAGGAGCGGAAGTAAAGTCTTTACGTTCTAATCATGCTAATATTGCTGAAAGCTATGCCAGTTTTGAAAATGGGGAATTATGGTTAGTCAACAGCTATATTCCTGAATATACGCAGGCTAATCGTTTTAATCATGAGCCGCGACGTTTGCGTAAATTATTACTTTCAAAACGTGAGATGGCACGTTTTTTTAATGCAACATCCCGTGAGGGAATGACACTTGTTCCTCTCAAACTTTACTTTAATGAACGTGGGCGCGTTAAGTTAGAGATTGCTCTAGCCCGTGGAAAAAAACTTCATGATAAGCGCGAAACGGAAAAAAAACGTGATTGGGGACGTGAAAAAGCAAGACTTTTAAAAAGATATGGATGA
- a CDS encoding TonB-dependent hemoglobin/transferrin/lactoferrin family receptor, with product MQIRRRNIHKSCVILGALSVCIPSFVFAQNSDKNVVTELKPILIKGKKVEDTLNSITILTDRKTNKNIDEKQITDVYDVSRLNPSVSYNSENNSFVIRGLDANRVLTTMDGISLPWFNDIFRGGGGNTTFDFNALSTFDTIQGSDSSLYGSGALGGIIALRTLNPEDLIVEGKNWGSLIKGGYHSVDNSWRIDQAFAVRNYRTFLLFQGSYVEGHERKNMGTVGGYEERTRKNPSHFDKNNLLFKIHQYLSDNHRLGFTAERFGHNSNTHELNSSKRYAPGSVYERDDKLRERFSLSYNYKGDGDAVLDAFSGVLYWQRQSSRHVLTGVRVSAPKGDYLRDNFLRNINYGFNADALKKVDIGTTNHTLKFATNVSSSKFHHYLLGKDNCHIKEYARGCLFVPANRSDSPDTNGYNLGFVFEDEIGFVDDRFRVTPGIRYDWYKYVPQKTPSYEKALISDKFPPERSGSRFSPKLRVEWDVRNQVTFYAQWAQAFRAPRISELYVSYIKPSAYYVKGNPDLQPETSNGYDVGLRYGNANFGGSFNAFINQYKNFIDTEDRGPSEEFRFARRHYMNRFRVQIFGVETNAHLALKNGFHSNVSLAYSQGKDLDKKEYLNSIPPLKAVIGLGYAKEVWGGDIILTLAAKRDKVAEASDYQKIPGYHVVDMTGWWKPFGETGPILRAGVYNLFNTKYWNASELPSSKSSTPKDYYSQPGRNFKVSFVQKF from the coding sequence ATGCAAATAAGACGAAGAAATATCCATAAAAGCTGTGTGATTTTAGGTGCGTTGTCGGTCTGTATACCTTCATTTGTTTTTGCACAAAACAGCGATAAGAATGTTGTGACTGAGCTTAAGCCAATCCTTATTAAGGGAAAAAAAGTCGAAGATACTTTAAATTCAATAACCATTCTGACTGATCGTAAAACCAACAAGAATATTGATGAAAAACAAATAACTGATGTTTATGATGTGAGTCGTCTTAATCCTTCTGTATCCTATAACTCAGAAAATAACAGTTTTGTTATTCGGGGTTTAGATGCAAACCGTGTTCTTACGACAATGGATGGTATTTCTCTTCCGTGGTTTAATGATATATTCCGTGGTGGCGGTGGAAACACAACGTTTGATTTCAATGCTCTTTCTACGTTTGATACTATTCAGGGATCAGATTCTAGTCTTTATGGTTCTGGGGCGCTTGGCGGGATAATTGCGTTGCGTACCCTTAATCCTGAAGACCTTATCGTGGAAGGAAAGAATTGGGGAAGCCTTATAAAAGGTGGTTATCACTCTGTTGATAACAGCTGGCGCATCGATCAAGCTTTTGCTGTGCGTAATTACCGGACATTTTTGCTTTTCCAAGGGTCTTATGTAGAAGGTCATGAGCGCAAAAACATGGGAACAGTGGGAGGATATGAAGAACGCACGCGTAAAAATCCTTCTCACTTTGATAAAAATAACTTGCTTTTTAAAATTCATCAATATTTGAGTGATAATCATCGGCTTGGTTTTACCGCAGAGCGTTTTGGTCATAATAGTAATACGCATGAATTAAATTCGTCTAAAAGGTATGCTCCAGGTTCTGTTTATGAACGGGATGATAAGCTTCGTGAGCGCTTTTCTCTTTCTTATAATTATAAGGGTGATGGCGATGCGGTTCTTGATGCGTTTAGTGGGGTGCTTTATTGGCAAAGGCAATCAAGTCGTCACGTTTTGACTGGGGTTCGTGTTTCAGCTCCCAAAGGGGATTATTTAAGAGATAATTTCTTACGTAATATTAATTATGGTTTCAATGCTGATGCACTTAAAAAAGTGGATATTGGCACTACAAACCATACGTTAAAGTTTGCAACAAATGTTTCGTCATCTAAATTTCATCACTATTTGTTAGGTAAAGACAATTGTCATATAAAAGAATATGCTCGAGGATGTCTTTTTGTTCCTGCTAATCGCTCAGATTCACCAGACACAAATGGTTACAATTTAGGCTTTGTTTTTGAAGATGAAATTGGATTCGTTGATGATCGTTTTCGTGTAACACCGGGAATCCGGTATGATTGGTACAAATATGTTCCTCAGAAAACACCTTCTTATGAGAAAGCTCTGATTTCTGATAAATTTCCTCCAGAAAGAAGTGGATCACGCTTTTCTCCTAAATTACGCGTGGAGTGGGATGTTCGTAATCAAGTAACGTTCTATGCTCAGTGGGCACAGGCTTTTCGTGCACCACGTATTTCAGAGCTTTATGTTTCTTATATCAAGCCTTCTGCTTATTACGTTAAAGGAAATCCTGATCTTCAACCAGAAACAAGCAATGGGTATGATGTTGGTCTACGGTATGGAAATGCAAATTTTGGTGGTTCCTTCAATGCCTTTATCAACCAATATAAGAACTTCATAGATACTGAAGATAGAGGGCCCTCAGAAGAGTTCAGATTTGCGCGTCGGCATTACATGAATCGTTTTCGCGTGCAAATTTTTGGTGTTGAAACAAACGCACATCTAGCTCTTAAGAATGGTTTTCATAGCAATGTTTCTCTTGCTTATTCACAAGGAAAAGATCTTGATAAAAAGGAATATCTTAACTCAATTCCTCCTTTAAAAGCAGTTATCGGCTTAGGATATGCGAAAGAAGTTTGGGGGGGCGATATTATCCTTACTTTGGCAGCCAAACGTGATAAAGTAGCTGAGGCATCTGATTACCAAAAAATTCCAGGATATCATGTTGTTGATATGACAGGGTGGTGGAAACCATTCGGTGAAACAGGACCTATCTTGAGAGCCGGTGTTTATAATCTTTTCAATACAAAATATTGGAATGCATCAGAACTTCCTTCAAGTAAGAGTTCAACACCCAAGGATTATTATAGCCAGCCTGGTCGTAACTTTAAGGTGTCATTCGTACAAAAGTTTTAG
- the dapA gene encoding 4-hydroxy-tetrahydrodipicolinate synthase, protein MLKGAITALITPFDHKGAIDEKAFCDFVEWQITQGINGVSPVGTTGESATLSHEEHKRIIALCVEQVAKRVPVVAGAGSNSTSEAIELAQHAQKAGADAVLVVTPYYNRPNQSGLYKHFSSIAKAVSIPIIIYNIPGRSVIDMAVETMRDLYQDFNNIIGVKDATSRIERVSEQGEKCGKDFVQLSGDDCTALGFNAHGGVGCISVSSNVAPKLCAELQAACFHGDYKTARELNDRLMPLNRAVFIEPSPAGIKYAAAKLGFCGETVRSPIVPLTQSTKKIIDAALSHAGLLKA, encoded by the coding sequence ATGCTCAAGGGAGCTATAACTGCGCTTATTACACCGTTTGATCATAAGGGTGCAATTGATGAGAAAGCGTTTTGTGATTTTGTTGAATGGCAAATCACACAAGGGATTAACGGTGTAAGCCCTGTTGGGACGACAGGTGAATCAGCAACTTTAAGTCATGAAGAACATAAGCGAATTATAGCATTGTGTGTTGAGCAGGTCGCAAAGCGTGTTCCTGTTGTTGCTGGAGCAGGATCCAATAGCACAAGTGAGGCTATAGAGCTCGCACAACACGCGCAAAAAGCTGGTGCAGATGCCGTTTTGGTTGTTACACCCTATTATAATAGACCCAATCAGTCTGGTTTATATAAGCATTTTTCTTCCATTGCCAAAGCTGTTTCTATCCCGATTATAATTTATAATATTCCGGGTCGTTCTGTTATTGATATGGCTGTGGAAACGATGAGAGACCTTTATCAAGATTTTAACAATATCATTGGTGTTAAGGATGCAACGAGCAGAATTGAGCGCGTGAGTGAACAAGGTGAAAAGTGTGGTAAAGATTTCGTGCAGCTTTCCGGTGATGACTGTACAGCATTAGGTTTTAATGCCCATGGAGGTGTCGGATGTATTTCAGTTTCCTCCAATGTTGCTCCAAAACTTTGTGCAGAACTTCAAGCCGCTTGTTTTCATGGGGATTATAAGACAGCACGGGAATTAAATGATCGCCTCATGCCTCTCAATCGTGCTGTATTTATTGAACCTAGCCCTGCAGGGATTAAATATGCTGCTGCAAAATTGGGATTTTGTGGTGAGACAGTGCGTTCTCCGATTGTTCCATTAACACAGAGCACCAAGAAGATTATTGATGCAGCTCTTAGTCATGCTGGTCTTTTAAAAGCATAA
- a CDS encoding FecCD family ABC transporter permease, with the protein MVYAPEPEKHKRIKREDLRKILLFALIIFLIFSILSGLLNGASNTSLFDFLYSLFTQEFSVIRKTRDYLIFIDIRLPRVILGLLIGAALAVSGVLMQGLFRNPLADPGIVGVSAGAGLGAVLAIVIGFAFPVSFASFLEPYKVIIGAFLGGLLSTIVLYIIATHHSFTSIATMLLAGIALGALSSAVVGTLIFIANDQQLRDITFWSLGSLAGATWLKVWLVLPFIFVGLLFSPFLSRALNALALGEAVAGHIGFPVQRVKNIAIPLVALMCGSAVAVSGGIGFIGIIVPHILRQLIGPDHRYLIPYSALLGAALLIFADTFARLIVAPAELPIGIVTALFGAPFFLWILICKRGTDFS; encoded by the coding sequence ATGGTTTATGCACCTGAACCAGAAAAACATAAAAGAATAAAGCGTGAAGATTTGAGAAAAATACTCTTATTCGCTCTTATAATATTCCTTATCTTTAGCATTTTAAGCGGACTTTTAAATGGCGCTTCAAATACTTCACTCTTTGATTTTCTTTATAGCCTGTTTACGCAAGAATTTTCTGTCATTCGTAAAACACGCGATTATCTCATATTTATTGATATAAGGCTTCCTCGCGTTATCTTAGGGCTATTAATTGGAGCAGCTTTGGCTGTCTCTGGTGTTCTAATGCAAGGACTTTTCCGTAATCCTCTTGCTGATCCTGGAATTGTAGGTGTATCAGCAGGAGCCGGTCTTGGTGCTGTTTTAGCCATTGTTATCGGTTTTGCCTTTCCTGTTTCATTTGCATCTTTTCTAGAGCCGTACAAGGTTATCATAGGCGCTTTTTTGGGTGGGCTTTTATCAACGATTGTTCTCTACATCATAGCAACGCATCATAGCTTTACCTCTATTGCAACCATGTTGCTTGCCGGTATTGCCCTTGGAGCCTTAAGCAGTGCAGTTGTCGGAACGTTGATTTTTATTGCAAATGACCAGCAATTACGCGATATTACTTTTTGGAGTCTTGGCTCTCTTGCGGGTGCGACATGGCTGAAAGTATGGCTTGTTCTCCCTTTCATCTTTGTTGGTCTTCTTTTCTCCCCCTTTTTATCACGAGCCCTGAATGCTCTTGCACTTGGAGAAGCCGTTGCTGGTCATATTGGCTTCCCAGTTCAACGCGTTAAAAATATTGCCATTCCCCTTGTTGCTCTTATGTGTGGAAGTGCTGTTGCTGTCAGTGGTGGTATTGGTTTTATTGGGATTATTGTTCCTCATATTTTACGTCAGCTTATTGGTCCTGATCACCGCTATCTCATTCCTTATTCTGCTCTCTTAGGAGCAGCGTTGCTTATTTTTGCTGATACGTTTGCACGCTTAATTGTTGCTCCCGCAGAATTGCCAATTGGAATTGTAACAGCACTTTTTGGGGCTCCCTTCTTCCTGTGGATCCTTATATGCAAACGAGGAACAGACTTTTCATGA
- a CDS encoding lytic transglycosylase domain-containing protein, with protein sequence MRVFSTSLFVATFTTLILAIRILFSNAYAQTPLLHGKAPIPSARPTALTIKQAAQPLQQRHTTSHNTATLKQLKAGLDALANNNIAKTINLRNAMEKHSLDRYILTWALGLSNQDNIPSSEIYNAINMLKGWPGIETMQRNAERAFLNETNVTRAIIQKFSHHPPLTAQGMALFAKALIAMGQTTRAQHILAPWWHKTPLNAKEEVFVLKSASAALKPIDHLKRMQFMLYAHRFDSASRIAKLAHAQSLFDAFVAVEKNDPRATQKLRAVARTWKKDPLFQFAQMRHLRRTEQYDAAAALMMKTSKDAFHLMNPHSLWKEQRALSREMLDLNKPKMAYQLVAMHTGITSALAVDAEFHAGWYALRFLHNPKLAMQHFSRIPQLSSSPFSASRGYYWMGRTEETLGEHKNAQHYFHRAAHFGATYYGQLAAARLNQKKLNIFFPKPTIAERQHFSARKTIKAIQRLEDVGYADFAKVFYRELAKKIESPGELALLAVMAEKNGDYYTSLKIGKIAAFQGKNVGALSHPLGAIPASTHISVEEKSLIYAIARQESEFNPTAISKAGAQGILQLLPTTAKALAKKYSIAWSPKKFRSDAYYNATLGAYFLNEQLERFNGSYILTLIGYNAGPRRVNEWIKRYGDPRGQSLDHVIDWIERIPYTETRNYVMRVMENYGVYKARLTGKIDIKTDLLSGQWK encoded by the coding sequence ATGCGTGTATTTTCCACCTCTCTTTTCGTAGCAACCTTTACTACACTTATACTGGCAATAAGAATTTTATTTTCAAATGCCTATGCACAAACACCTCTTTTACATGGGAAAGCACCAATCCCTTCGGCACGCCCTACCGCCCTTACTATCAAACAAGCAGCTCAACCTCTTCAACAAAGACACACGACATCGCACAATACTGCAACACTCAAACAACTAAAAGCTGGGCTAGATGCCCTTGCAAACAACAATATTGCAAAAACAATAAACTTGCGTAATGCAATGGAAAAACATAGCCTTGATCGTTATATTTTAACATGGGCGCTGGGGCTATCAAACCAAGATAATATACCAAGTTCTGAAATATATAATGCCATCAATATGCTAAAAGGATGGCCCGGTATAGAAACGATGCAACGCAATGCTGAGCGTGCTTTTCTTAACGAAACCAATGTCACACGCGCTATCATCCAAAAATTTTCTCATCATCCCCCTCTTACAGCACAAGGTATGGCTCTCTTCGCTAAAGCACTTATTGCGATGGGGCAAACCACTCGTGCTCAACATATTCTTGCACCGTGGTGGCATAAAACACCGCTTAATGCAAAAGAAGAAGTGTTCGTTCTTAAAAGTGCAAGTGCGGCCTTAAAACCTATTGATCATTTAAAACGCATGCAGTTTATGCTGTATGCACATCGTTTTGATTCAGCATCACGTATTGCAAAATTAGCCCATGCTCAATCTCTTTTTGATGCTTTTGTCGCCGTTGAAAAAAATGATCCTAGAGCGACACAAAAATTACGCGCTGTCGCGAGAACATGGAAAAAAGATCCTCTCTTCCAGTTTGCTCAAATGCGCCATCTTCGGCGAACAGAGCAATATGATGCAGCCGCAGCACTTATGATGAAAACATCAAAAGATGCATTCCATCTTATGAACCCTCATTCTTTGTGGAAAGAGCAACGCGCCCTTTCTCGCGAAATGCTCGATTTAAATAAACCCAAAATGGCTTATCAACTTGTTGCGATGCACACTGGCATAACATCTGCATTAGCTGTTGATGCTGAGTTTCATGCAGGATGGTACGCACTACGGTTTCTTCATAACCCTAAATTGGCAATGCAGCATTTTTCACGCATTCCTCAACTCTCCTCTTCACCTTTTTCTGCATCACGTGGATATTACTGGATGGGACGAACAGAAGAAACGCTAGGAGAACATAAAAATGCCCAGCATTACTTTCATCGCGCTGCTCATTTTGGTGCAACTTATTATGGTCAATTAGCCGCTGCACGACTCAATCAAAAAAAGCTTAACATTTTCTTTCCTAAACCAACAATCGCTGAGCGACAACATTTTAGTGCACGAAAAACTATCAAAGCAATTCAACGTCTTGAAGATGTGGGCTATGCTGATTTTGCTAAAGTTTTTTATAGAGAACTTGCAAAAAAAATAGAAAGTCCCGGTGAATTAGCTCTTCTGGCTGTTATGGCAGAAAAAAATGGTGACTATTATACCAGCCTCAAAATCGGAAAAATAGCTGCTTTTCAGGGAAAAAATGTCGGGGCACTTTCTCATCCCCTAGGAGCGATACCAGCTTCTACTCATATTTCTGTAGAAGAAAAATCGCTTATCTATGCCATTGCACGCCAAGAAAGCGAATTTAATCCAACTGCCATATCAAAAGCAGGTGCACAAGGGATACTTCAATTGCTTCCTACAACAGCAAAAGCACTCGCAAAAAAATATTCAATCGCATGGTCTCCTAAAAAATTCCGCAGTGATGCTTATTATAATGCAACATTAGGGGCTTATTTTCTCAATGAACAATTGGAACGTTTTAATGGATCCTATATCCTAACTCTTATTGGCTATAATGCGGGGCCCCGCCGAGTTAATGAATGGATAAAACGTTATGGCGACCCTCGAGGACAATCTCTCGATCACGTCATTGATTGGATCGAACGCATTCCTTATACAGAAACACGGAATTACGTGATGCGTGTCATGGAAAATTACGGTGTCTACAAAGCAAGACTCACTGGGAAAATAGATATAAAAACCGACCTGCTTTCTGGTCAATGGAAATAA
- a CDS encoding heme/hemin ABC transporter substrate-binding protein, producing the protein MLILLLRRHFSFFLLFLLLSLSFFSQRVIAEPTTHFSENARIVSIGGSLTEIVYALGAQNQLVARDSTSVYPKEALKLPVLGYMRALSPEGVLSLAPEGILLVEGSGPPPTIEILKKTSIPIVIIPENYSRESVIEKIRLVGKAIHREAQAAALIQKVSRDFVDNDALLAKVTKPKRVLFILSVQNGRVMASGTDTAADGIIKLSGAINAITDYKGYKLLNNEALLKADPDAILLITHSGKSINLEKLLAIPAIQATTAAKNHAIKQMDAMYLLGFGPRTANASRELIHMLYGANQNDKNG; encoded by the coding sequence ATGCTTATACTTCTTTTGCGTAGACACTTCAGTTTTTTTCTTCTTTTTTTATTGCTTTCTCTTAGCTTTTTTTCTCAACGTGTCATTGCTGAACCTACCACACATTTTTCTGAAAATGCGCGGATTGTTTCCATTGGCGGTTCTCTGACGGAAATTGTTTATGCATTAGGCGCACAAAATCAACTTGTTGCCCGTGATAGTACAAGCGTTTATCCTAAAGAAGCCCTCAAACTTCCTGTGCTTGGCTACATGCGTGCTCTTTCACCTGAAGGTGTTCTATCTCTTGCTCCAGAAGGTATCTTGCTCGTTGAAGGAAGTGGTCCTCCTCCAACAATTGAAATTCTCAAAAAAACATCCATCCCTATCGTGATCATACCAGAAAACTATTCTCGAGAAAGTGTCATAGAAAAAATTCGCCTCGTTGGAAAAGCCATCCATCGTGAAGCACAAGCTGCTGCATTAATTCAAAAAGTAAGCCGTGATTTTGTAGATAATGATGCTCTTTTGGCAAAAGTAACGAAACCAAAGCGGGTTCTTTTCATTTTATCTGTACAAAATGGACGCGTTATGGCATCTGGAACAGATACAGCAGCTGATGGTATCATAAAACTTTCAGGAGCTATCAATGCCATTACCGATTATAAAGGGTATAAACTTCTCAATAACGAAGCATTACTAAAAGCAGATCCTGATGCTATTTTGCTTATAACGCATAGTGGAAAATCTATTAATCTTGAAAAGCTTTTAGCGATACCAGCAATTCAGGCAACAACTGCTGCCAAAAATCACGCTATTAAACAAATGGATGCTATGTACCTTTTAGGATTTGGTCCACGCACCGCAAATGCATCAAGAGAACTTATTCATATGCTTTATGGTGCAAACCAAAACGATAAAAACGGATAA
- a CDS encoding energy transducer TonB family protein — translation MNFANTRQLSTLWMVAFVGALSLHIALGTQFYFRKAGVSKGVLSSTVILTLAQESVHLDADMDQSNLDNDIDLSNTSTKPELLQPDLSEQEPEISETVDDIQPEESQHSVEKDDFTVKSLEESLPQKVEDKIFEKKAIPKTVVKKPSVKSVRSVAARQSGSTAGLENMVLMEWLAKVQSQLERQKNYVVGQRTSRTKGTVKLEFRVHERGGIFSSRVVVSAGDPELDRLAMAALQRVGSFPPPPPSKVNKTIRVSLIFS, via the coding sequence ATGAACTTTGCAAATACGAGGCAGTTATCAACTCTTTGGATGGTTGCATTTGTTGGTGCTCTGTCTCTGCATATTGCATTGGGAACACAGTTTTATTTTCGAAAGGCTGGTGTCAGTAAGGGTGTGCTCTCGTCAACGGTTATACTAACTCTTGCCCAAGAGAGTGTACACCTAGATGCTGATATGGATCAGTCGAATCTGGATAATGATATAGATTTGTCAAATACTAGCACAAAACCAGAACTATTGCAGCCAGATCTTTCTGAGCAAGAGCCAGAGATATCGGAAACGGTGGATGATATTCAACCGGAAGAGTCCCAGCATAGTGTAGAAAAAGATGATTTTACAGTAAAATCTTTGGAAGAATCTCTTCCTCAAAAGGTAGAAGATAAAATATTTGAGAAAAAAGCAATACCAAAGACAGTTGTAAAGAAGCCATCTGTAAAGTCCGTGCGTTCGGTTGCCGCCAGACAGAGCGGCAGTACCGCAGGGCTTGAAAATATGGTGTTAATGGAGTGGTTAGCAAAGGTACAGTCGCAATTAGAACGGCAAAAAAATTATGTTGTAGGACAGCGTACTAGTCGAACAAAAGGAACGGTGAAATTAGAATTTAGGGTGCATGAGCGGGGGGGCATTTTTTCTAGCCGTGTCGTCGTTTCTGCTGGAGATCCAGAACTTGATCGATTGGCTATGGCAGCCCTTCAACGGGTTGGTTCTTTTCCTCCCCCTCCACCATCAAAAGTGAATAAAACGATCAGAGTATCCTTAATATTTAGCTGA
- a CDS encoding hemin-degrading factor, producing MAQTAEMILRLREEKKEMRNRDFAVSIGISEAELIAAYCTVGKAKRLQTDVATLLESAPRLGTVMVLTRNEHAVHEITGHFEKIVQNQHVPITLGEIDLRIFAKQWKFGFECDVIILGKPAKSLQFFDEHGVAILKVYSKDTTNMEEWNKLVEKLLLEDQSSVLDILPVSLPVQCDITELDIENFRDRWRKMTDVHQLHKIISEFKINRHHAVKYAGNEFSDELQVNAVEIMLNQVAEQELPIMCFVGNKGCIQIFSGTVKNIKQMGPWLNVLDPGFDLHLLMSGIARVWHVRKPTRDGYVSSLEVFDKNDGMIVQFFGLRKEGQKEREDWRSLLKSLPLYQELVVA from the coding sequence ATGGCACAGACAGCTGAAATGATTCTTCGCTTGCGTGAAGAAAAAAAAGAAATGCGAAACCGCGATTTTGCGGTTTCTATTGGTATATCTGAAGCGGAACTTATTGCGGCCTATTGTACCGTTGGAAAGGCAAAAAGACTACAAACTGATGTTGCTACACTCTTGGAAAGTGCTCCTCGGCTTGGAACGGTCATGGTCTTAACACGCAACGAGCATGCAGTTCACGAAATAACGGGGCATTTTGAAAAAATTGTTCAAAACCAACATGTTCCTATAACATTGGGTGAAATTGATTTGCGTATTTTTGCAAAACAATGGAAGTTCGGTTTTGAATGTGATGTCATTATCCTTGGAAAGCCTGCAAAAAGTCTACAATTCTTTGATGAGCATGGTGTTGCTATTTTAAAAGTCTATTCTAAAGATACAACCAACATGGAAGAGTGGAATAAACTTGTTGAAAAGCTCCTTCTTGAAGATCAATCCTCTGTTCTTGATATTCTTCCCGTTTCTCTTCCAGTTCAATGTGACATAACAGAATTGGATATTGAGAATTTTCGGGATCGTTGGCGTAAAATGACAGATGTACACCAGCTTCACAAAATTATTTCCGAATTTAAAATTAATCGGCATCATGCTGTAAAATATGCTGGAAATGAATTTTCTGATGAACTACAGGTAAATGCTGTTGAAATAATGCTTAACCAAGTCGCAGAACAAGAACTGCCTATCATGTGTTTTGTTGGGAATAAGGGGTGTATTCAAATTTTTAGTGGAACTGTAAAAAATATTAAGCAAATGGGACCTTGGCTTAATGTTCTTGATCCAGGGTTTGACCTTCACTTACTCATGTCTGGGATTGCTCGTGTGTGGCATGTTCGCAAACCTACCCGCGATGGTTATGTCAGTTCACTTGAAGTTTTCGATAAAAATGATGGTATGATTGTTCAATTTTTTGGCTTGCGTAAAGAAGGTCAAAAAGAGCGTGAGGATTGGCGTTCTTTATTGAAGTCTCTTCCTCTCTATCAAGAATTAGTCGTCGCTTAG